In Nicotiana tabacum cultivar K326 chromosome 21, ASM71507v2, whole genome shotgun sequence, one DNA window encodes the following:
- the LOC107794987 gene encoding methyl jasmonate esterase 1, producing MEKGKNHHFVLVHGACHGAWCWYKVVTILRAEGHKVSVPDMAASGIHPKHTEELNSMAEYNEPLMEFMANVSQEERVVLVGHSMGGINISLAMEMFPQKICVAVFVTAFMPGPDLNIVAISQQYNQQVESHMDTEFVYNNGQEKGPTSLLFGPEVLATNFYQLSPSEDLTLATYLVRPVPLFGESSLLKDSTYTNEKYGSVRRVYVVCDKDNVLKEEQIQRWLIKNNPPDDVELIHDADHMVMFSKSRELCSCLLMISQKYH from the exons atggaaaagggcAAGAATCATCACTTTGTGCTAGTTCATGGAGCTTGTCACGGTGCATGGTGTTGGTATAAAGTGGTGACAATTCTTAGAGCCGAAGGTCACAAAGTTAGTGTTCCTGACATGGCTGCTTCTGGAATTCATCCAAAACATACTGAAGAGCTCAATTCCATGGCTGAGTACAACGAGCCTTTGATGGAATTCATGGCTAATGTATCACAAGAAGAAAGAGTTGTCTTAGTAGGTCACAGTATGGGTGGCATCAACATTTCTCTTGCCATGGAAATGTTCCCTCAGAAGATTTGTGTTGCTGTTTTTGTCACTGCTTTCATGCCTGGTCCTGACCTCAATATTGTTGCCATTAGCCAACAG TATAATCAACAAGTGGAATCACATATGGATACTGAATTTGTGTACAACAATGGACAGGAGAAAGGTCCAACCTCCCTCCTCTTTGGCCCTGAAGTTTTAGCAACCAACTTTTATCAATTGTCCCCTTCTGAG GATTTGACTCTTGCAACTTATTTGGTGAGACCAGTACCATTGTTTGGCGAGTCAAGCTTACTGAAGGATTCCACATACACAAATGAGAAATATGGTTCGGTTCGTCGTGTTTACGTTGTGTGCGACAAAGATAACGTGCTTAAGGAAGAACAAATACAGAGGTGGTTGATCAAGAATAATCCACCAGATGATGTCGAGTTGATTCATGATGCAGATCACATGGTGATGTTCTCCAAATCTCGGGAGTTATGTTCTTGTCTGCTTATGATTTCACAAAAATATCATTGA